Proteins encoded together in one Terriglobus saanensis SP1PR4 window:
- a CDS encoding DNA translocase FtsK produces MKPLKIEMTPTKSRRLNEVLGLTLLVAAAMLLLALVSYTPGDPSLNSVGGYMTGRPAKNWTGLMGAWVSDLLLQVFGIAVVALPLMLGRLGICWIRSRGAGSPMAKSLGLGLWMVFAPVMFGLMPGGLLWRHALPIEGVIGKLGADALVALLNFPGACIVVALAVALSLYLSTTFTFNTWREWFEARLGFIERWREARAMKKLEKAQASDRTVEQFGEEFESRRAAELRETAALQQSIQSVGESNSLIATLWAKMSLWRRGVRADKAVVVEDEELAPRGSMWSAMPRTVVDAPNVPEPEFRPVPSELEAMAEAMLEREVSGAQQDEFADWVAPAEEPRWEEERPAPRAKIVDFPVAAPKADAGITFGKRADEALKTVTLVAKSVRGYELPPSSLLYRSEEHANVREDALREEAKVLVEKCAEFGVDGQVTQINPGPVVTTFEFRPDAGVKYSRVTGLADDLCLAMAAESILIERMAGKSTVGIQVPNHERETIWLRDVVESEHFATSKSKLAIAMGKDINGRIVTADLSAMPHVLIAGSTGSGKSVAINAMIMSVLFKATPEQVRMILVDPKRVELGMYEGIPHLFTPIITEPKLAANALRNAVREMERRLKLLASRHVRNLDQYNKLFESGQLFNEDGEEQEPLPYIMIIIDELADLMMLDKANVEESITRLAQMARAVGIHLVLATQRPSVDVITGLIKANVPTRMSFRLATKVDSRTIIDSNGAESLLGRGDMLFLPPGTSRLQRVHAPFVTEKEISAVVEFWKAQGEAEYVPGFLEGPKDEKMQREGAAEGDDDNDELFNDAVRLVFEFGKASTSLLQRRLRVGYGRAAHLIDMMERDGLVGPADGSKPREILKSPSWLSEMDEALR; encoded by the coding sequence ATGAAGCCATTGAAGATCGAAATGACGCCGACGAAGAGCCGCAGGCTGAATGAAGTTCTGGGCCTGACGCTGCTGGTTGCGGCGGCGATGTTGCTGTTGGCCCTGGTGAGCTATACGCCGGGGGATCCTTCGCTGAACTCCGTCGGCGGCTACATGACGGGACGTCCGGCGAAGAACTGGACGGGGCTGATGGGCGCCTGGGTAAGCGATCTGCTGCTGCAGGTCTTCGGCATTGCCGTCGTGGCGCTTCCGCTGATGCTGGGACGGCTGGGCATCTGCTGGATACGGTCGCGGGGCGCCGGATCGCCGATGGCGAAGAGCCTGGGGCTTGGGCTCTGGATGGTCTTTGCTCCGGTGATGTTCGGCCTGATGCCGGGAGGTCTGTTGTGGCGGCATGCGCTGCCAATCGAGGGCGTCATTGGAAAGCTGGGCGCGGATGCGCTCGTCGCTCTGCTGAACTTCCCCGGAGCCTGCATTGTGGTGGCTCTGGCGGTTGCGCTGAGTCTTTATCTTTCGACGACGTTTACCTTCAACACGTGGCGCGAGTGGTTTGAGGCGCGGCTTGGGTTTATCGAGCGCTGGAGAGAAGCGCGCGCGATGAAGAAGCTGGAAAAAGCCCAGGCCTCGGATCGCACAGTTGAACAATTTGGAGAGGAGTTCGAAAGCAGACGGGCCGCAGAACTGCGGGAGACTGCAGCGCTGCAGCAGTCGATCCAGAGTGTGGGCGAGAGCAATTCGTTGATCGCCACGCTATGGGCGAAGATGAGCCTCTGGCGACGCGGCGTGCGCGCGGATAAGGCTGTGGTCGTTGAGGACGAGGAGCTCGCGCCACGGGGCAGCATGTGGTCTGCCATGCCGCGTACGGTTGTCGATGCACCCAATGTTCCCGAGCCGGAGTTCCGGCCGGTACCGAGCGAGCTGGAAGCGATGGCCGAGGCCATGCTGGAGCGTGAAGTATCCGGGGCGCAGCAGGATGAGTTTGCCGATTGGGTTGCGCCGGCGGAGGAGCCTCGCTGGGAAGAAGAGCGACCGGCTCCAAGGGCCAAGATCGTCGACTTCCCTGTCGCTGCTCCCAAGGCCGATGCGGGCATCACCTTTGGCAAGCGCGCGGACGAAGCTCTGAAGACAGTCACGCTGGTGGCGAAGAGCGTGCGCGGCTACGAGCTGCCGCCTTCGAGCCTGCTGTACCGCAGCGAGGAGCATGCCAACGTTCGCGAAGATGCACTGCGTGAAGAGGCAAAGGTGCTGGTCGAAAAGTGCGCCGAGTTTGGCGTGGATGGCCAGGTAACCCAGATCAATCCGGGGCCGGTGGTGACGACGTTCGAGTTCCGTCCGGATGCGGGTGTGAAGTACTCACGTGTGACGGGACTTGCAGATGATCTCTGTCTTGCGATGGCAGCCGAGTCTATTCTGATTGAGCGCATGGCGGGCAAGAGCACCGTCGGCATCCAGGTGCCAAACCATGAGCGCGAGACGATCTGGCTGCGCGACGTCGTGGAGAGCGAGCACTTCGCCACAAGCAAGAGCAAGCTGGCGATTGCGATGGGCAAGGACATCAACGGGCGCATCGTGACCGCGGATCTTTCGGCGATGCCGCATGTATTGATTGCAGGTTCAACCGGTTCAGGTAAGTCAGTCGCGATCAACGCGATGATCATGTCGGTCCTCTTCAAGGCGACGCCTGAGCAGGTACGCATGATTCTTGTCGATCCAAAGCGGGTTGAGCTTGGCATGTATGAGGGCATTCCGCATCTCTTCACGCCGATCATCACGGAGCCCAAACTCGCCGCCAATGCGCTACGTAACGCGGTGCGGGAGATGGAGCGCCGTCTGAAATTACTGGCGAGCCGCCATGTACGCAACCTCGATCAGTACAACAAACTGTTTGAGAGTGGGCAGCTCTTCAATGAGGATGGCGAAGAGCAGGAGCCGCTGCCGTACATCATGATCATCATCGACGAGCTTGCCGATCTGATGATGCTGGACAAGGCGAACGTGGAAGAGAGCATCACACGCCTAGCGCAGATGGCCCGCGCGGTGGGCATTCACCTTGTGCTGGCGACGCAGCGGCCTTCGGTGGATGTCATCACCGGTTTGATCAAAGCCAACGTACCAACACGCATGAGCTTCCGTCTGGCAACGAAGGTGGATTCACGCACGATCATCGATTCCAACGGAGCGGAGAGCCTGCTGGGACGCGGCGATATGCTGTTCCTGCCACCGGGCACTTCGCGGCTGCAGCGGGTGCATGCACCCTTCGTTACGGAGAAGGAGATTTCCGCGGTCGTTGAGTTCTGGAAAGCTCAGGGCGAGGCGGAGTATGTACCCGGATTCCTCGAAGGACCGAAGGATGAGAAGATGCAGCGCGAGGGTGCGGCTGAGGGCGACGATGATAACGATGAGTTGTTCAACGATGCGGTTCGGCTGGTCTTCGAGTTCGGCAAGGCGAGCACTTCGCTGCTGCAACGACGGCTGCGCGTTGGGTATGGACGCGCGGCGCATCTGATCGACATGAT
- a CDS encoding PA2169 family four-helix-bundle protein — protein sequence MSSENNKNSEVESTLKEVIGVLIDGEEGFQKIGHDLKDETLKRYFLAESLKRARFKGDLEDVLIKGGVHDAFKEKGTVAGSIHRTWGEIKQAFGGDDHTLLATAEGGEDTAKKTYAEALKKDLPLPVHQLLSEQAAHIQTSHDYVKAARDARK from the coding sequence ATGTCCAGCGAAAATAACAAGAATTCAGAAGTGGAAAGCACGCTTAAGGAAGTCATCGGCGTCCTCATTGACGGCGAAGAAGGCTTCCAGAAGATCGGTCACGACCTGAAGGACGAAACGCTGAAGCGCTACTTCCTCGCCGAATCCCTCAAGCGCGCCCGTTTCAAAGGCGATCTGGAAGATGTTCTCATCAAGGGTGGCGTACATGACGCATTCAAGGAAAAGGGCACCGTAGCTGGTTCCATTCACCGCACCTGGGGCGAGATCAAGCAGGCCTTCGGCGGCGACGATCATACCCTTCTGGCGACGGCTGAAGGTGGCGAAGATACCGCCAAGAAGACCTACGCAGAAGCCCTCAAGAAGGACCTTCCGCTTCCCGTGCACCAGCTTCTCAGTGAGCAGGCAGCGCACATCCAGACCTCTCACGACTACGTGAAGGCCGCTCGCGACGCACGCAAGTAG
- a CDS encoding DoxX family protein translates to MSRLKIAGLYLQALLYVFAGINHLWHPQPYLGVMPPYFAGPAFWVAFTGYCEIAGGLGLFLHRTRSLSAWSIAAMLLGYFTVHIHMLVHQADLYPTIPVWGLWARLAFQPVLIAWALLYSGSIDADGAKPVGRHPAESDKSQKS, encoded by the coding sequence ATGTCCAGACTGAAAATCGCCGGGCTTTACCTGCAGGCGCTGCTCTACGTCTTTGCTGGGATCAACCATCTCTGGCATCCCCAGCCTTACCTCGGCGTTATGCCGCCCTACTTCGCCGGTCCAGCATTCTGGGTCGCGTTTACGGGCTACTGCGAGATCGCGGGTGGGCTGGGGCTTTTCCTGCACCGAACACGCAGCCTGAGCGCCTGGTCAATTGCTGCCATGCTGCTCGGCTACTTCACTGTGCACATCCACATGCTCGTCCACCAAGCCGACCTCTACCCCACGATCCCAGTGTGGGGATTATGGGCACGTCTCGCCTTCCAGCCGGTATTGATCGCCTGGGCGCTTCTTTACAGCGGGTCTATTGATGCAGATGGAGCCAAACCAGTAGGCCGGCACCCAGCAGAATCCGATAAATCGCAAAAATCGTAA
- a CDS encoding undecaprenyl-diphosphate phosphatase, translating to MNVYLVSVILGIVEGLTEFLPVSSTAHLRLAEAALHINLADPYWKMYTIVIQLGAILALLLLFLSKIIGFFRTFPTGERGEKTWLTHPITLTFIAFVCTAIPAKILSKKVGENLENLTVMALALLVGGIIMWIVDAWAARREPSTTHVEDLNIFQAVWIGLAQVLSAVVPGTSRSMATIASGQLAGMDRPTALEFSFLLSIPTMIAATGYSLLKALHPKAAESADTLTPLVIDAQGWIVLIIGLAVSFVVAYVVVAWFLGWVRQRGFTIFAIYRILLGAGLLVWLHLHQ from the coding sequence TTGAACGTTTATCTGGTTTCAGTAATCCTTGGCATCGTCGAAGGTTTGACGGAGTTTCTGCCTGTTAGCTCCACGGCCCACCTCCGTCTGGCGGAAGCGGCCCTGCATATCAACCTGGCCGATCCGTACTGGAAGATGTACACGATCGTGATCCAGTTGGGCGCGATTCTCGCCCTCCTTTTGCTATTTCTCAGCAAGATCATTGGGTTTTTCCGCACTTTCCCGACGGGAGAGCGAGGCGAGAAGACGTGGCTCACACATCCGATCACGCTGACCTTCATCGCGTTTGTCTGCACGGCGATTCCAGCGAAGATTCTCTCCAAGAAGGTCGGCGAAAATCTTGAGAACCTCACGGTCATGGCGCTGGCGCTTCTGGTGGGCGGCATCATTATGTGGATCGTGGATGCCTGGGCGGCTCGCCGCGAGCCTTCCACGACGCACGTGGAAGACCTAAACATCTTCCAGGCCGTGTGGATTGGTTTGGCACAGGTTCTAAGTGCTGTGGTTCCAGGCACTTCGCGCTCCATGGCGACGATCGCCTCGGGGCAGCTTGCAGGCATGGACCGGCCCACGGCACTTGAGTTCAGTTTCCTTCTGTCCATTCCGACCATGATTGCAGCTACGGGCTACAGCCTGCTCAAGGCATTGCACCCAAAGGCAGCAGAATCAGCAGATACGCTTACGCCGCTGGTGATCGACGCGCAGGGCTGGATTGTGCTCATCATCGGCCTGGCCGTCTCCTTTGTCGTGGCCTACGTCGTTGTAGCGTGGTTTCTGGGATGGGTTCGGCAGCGCGGATTTACGATTTTTGCGATTTATCGGATTCTGCTGGGTGCCGGCCTACTGGTTTGGCTCCATCTGCATCAATAG
- a CDS encoding threonine ammonia-lyase: MEELVTLDEIREAQKRIEGVVVRSGLYELDVKRMAAAGFTVDEGAPKIWLKAESEQPIGSFKLRGAYNKIASLDDETIARGVITYSSGNHAQGVAYAARERKAKAVIVMPITSPIIKQEATKKLGGEVVIVGPASKDRKHKAEELEAAHGYTMVPPYDDRLVIAGAATIGVEILEQAPEVDLILSPVSGGGLISGISTAVKALSDKVKVFGVEPALAGDAKESFDSKTLVEWSAEQTTRTIADGLRTQSLGALNFAHILKHVDGVVTVTEDEIYAAMRVLLLASDLVPEPSGAVSLAAALFHWKELPASKQIAVVISGGNLDPALRDKLLAEGV; encoded by the coding sequence ATGGAAGAGTTAGTCACCCTCGATGAGATCCGCGAGGCGCAGAAGCGCATTGAGGGCGTGGTGGTACGTTCTGGCCTCTATGAGCTGGATGTAAAGCGCATGGCGGCGGCTGGTTTCACGGTTGATGAAGGGGCCCCGAAGATCTGGCTGAAGGCAGAGAGCGAACAGCCCATCGGCAGCTTCAAGCTCCGTGGAGCCTATAACAAGATCGCCTCGCTCGATGACGAGACGATCGCACGAGGGGTTATCACCTACTCCAGCGGCAATCACGCTCAGGGCGTGGCCTACGCCGCGCGTGAGCGAAAGGCCAAGGCCGTCATTGTCATGCCGATTACGTCTCCGATCATCAAGCAGGAGGCGACAAAAAAGCTTGGCGGCGAAGTCGTCATCGTTGGCCCCGCAAGTAAAGACCGCAAGCACAAAGCGGAGGAGTTGGAGGCCGCGCACGGCTACACCATGGTTCCCCCGTACGACGACCGTCTTGTGATTGCAGGCGCTGCGACCATCGGCGTGGAGATCCTGGAACAGGCCCCCGAAGTGGATCTGATCTTGTCGCCGGTGAGCGGAGGCGGTCTTATCAGCGGGATCTCGACCGCAGTCAAAGCTTTGTCCGACAAGGTGAAGGTCTTCGGCGTAGAGCCAGCGCTCGCGGGGGATGCGAAGGAGAGCTTCGACAGCAAGACGCTGGTCGAATGGAGCGCCGAGCAAACCACGCGCACCATCGCCGATGGCCTGCGGACGCAGAGCCTCGGAGCCCTGAACTTCGCCCACATCCTGAAGCACGTGGACGGCGTCGTCACCGTGACGGAAGACGAGATCTATGCGGCGATGCGCGTCCTGCTCCTGGCCAGCGACCTTGTCCCCGAACCGAGCGGCGCGGTCTCTCTTGCGGCGGCGCTCTTCCACTGGAAAGAGCTTCCCGCATCCAAACAGATTGCGGTGGTCATCAGCGGCGGAAATCTTGATCCCGCATTGCGGGACAAGTTACTCGCAGAAGGCGTCTAA
- a CDS encoding alpha/beta hydrolase family protein has product MAATAEAIRASRAELSSPPRRPVVAGLLLLLFGFVLAASWSSVRAHLQALALLQMVSGEKLSTSLARITTEPVTVTDLTLQTTGGPVRSRLYTPSLHPQTPGIVVFHGVHYLGMDEPRLMAFARAMSACGLTVLTPELPDIKDYRVSEGSVKVIGASTVWFAQHMHQPVSVMGLSFSGGLALVAAADPVFRPSMKMILAVGSQGAMERVAAYYRTSEDTRPDGTQELLPAHEYGPLVMEYEHLEEFVPKRDIVPLRALLKAHLYEDKDAEATAMTALNSTQKVEALQLMDTSSIATRSMLRAAELRHVDEMNGLSPEKHLPGLTVPVFLLHGEADNIIPAAETLWMASELRAATLRAALISPVLSHLDMARSPSMWDEWKLVHFMALVLREAKS; this is encoded by the coding sequence GTGGCCGCGACTGCGGAGGCGATCCGGGCATCGCGTGCCGAACTCTCCTCCCCTCCACGGAGACCTGTCGTTGCGGGTTTGCTGCTTCTTCTCTTTGGGTTTGTCCTGGCCGCATCATGGAGCAGCGTGCGTGCGCACCTGCAGGCGCTGGCCCTGCTGCAGATGGTCAGTGGGGAAAAACTGTCCACATCGCTGGCCCGGATCACGACAGAGCCAGTTACCGTCACAGACCTGACGCTCCAAACGACGGGCGGCCCCGTGCGTTCGCGGCTCTACACTCCTTCGCTTCATCCACAGACTCCGGGCATAGTCGTTTTCCACGGAGTGCATTATCTCGGCATGGACGAGCCGCGCCTGATGGCCTTTGCACGCGCCATGTCCGCATGCGGTCTGACCGTGCTCACGCCGGAACTTCCCGACATCAAGGACTATCGCGTGAGTGAAGGCTCCGTGAAGGTCATCGGCGCATCCACGGTATGGTTCGCCCAGCACATGCACCAGCCGGTCAGCGTGATGGGATTGAGCTTTTCCGGAGGCCTGGCCCTGGTGGCTGCTGCGGACCCGGTCTTTCGTCCGAGCATGAAGATGATCCTTGCCGTCGGTTCCCAAGGCGCCATGGAACGCGTGGCCGCCTACTATCGCACCAGCGAAGACACGCGGCCCGATGGGACACAAGAGCTTCTTCCCGCGCATGAGTACGGTCCGCTGGTGATGGAGTATGAGCATCTTGAGGAGTTCGTCCCAAAACGCGATATCGTGCCCCTGCGGGCGCTGTTGAAGGCACATCTCTACGAAGACAAGGATGCTGAAGCGACGGCGATGACGGCGCTCAACAGCACTCAAAAGGTGGAAGCCTTGCAATTGATGGATACCAGCTCCATCGCAACGCGTTCGATGCTGCGGGCCGCTGAGTTACGGCACGTGGATGAGATGAATGGGCTCTCCCCGGAGAAGCATCTGCCCGGTTTGACCGTACCCGTTTTTCTGCTGCACGGCGAGGCCGACAACATCATCCCCGCAGCTGAGACACTATGGATGGCGAGTGAACTGCGCGCAGCAACGTTGCGCGCGGCGCTCATCAGTCCCGTTTTGTCGCACCTGGATATGGCGAGGTCGCCAAGCATGTGGGACGAGTGGAAGCTGGTGCACTTCATGGCGCTGGTTTTGCGTGAGGCGAAGAGTTGA
- a CDS encoding ribonuclease J, producing MNNDKNVDKLKVIPLGGLGEFGMNCMAIRYKDDIIVIDAGLMFPEDELLGVDIVVPDITYLLENRAMVRGILLTHGHEDHIGGLPRILTELNVPVYGTEFTLTYVEGKLEEHKLLDGADLIEMVPGERFNIGPFNIQPIRVTHSLVDCVALAVRTPVGTIVHTGDFKIDLSSPDGKPFDLHSFAELGKEGVLLLLQDSTNCDRPGYTPGELAVRPRLDEIFSRAKRRLFFSCFSSSIHRIKLAMDLAHQHGRKVALIGRSMDNATEIAQDLGYINPPEGLLIHSGQIRDFPPEKVCVMISGTQGEPMSALSRAAVDNHKHAKIEAGDTVLLSSRVIPGNEKSIFSMIDHLYRRNAKVIYDDGASGLIHVSGHASQEELRLMINLLRPKFFVPVHGDYRHLTRHIEVATSTTIPERCILIEDGEVLELDANSATKTGKVTSGRVLIDSGSTSDVIEDIIIRDRKHLSEAGLVLAIISIDKMTGRQEGTAEIVTRGFAVNEEGMHAEARKIIQRTLETSSDEEKRDWMLIKEKIRADLKRYIQKNTGRRPMVMPVILEI from the coding sequence ATGAACAATGATAAGAACGTGGATAAGCTGAAGGTAATTCCCCTTGGCGGCCTTGGCGAATTTGGCATGAACTGTATGGCTATTCGCTATAAGGACGACATCATCGTCATCGACGCCGGCCTGATGTTCCCCGAAGACGAGCTCCTCGGCGTAGACATCGTCGTGCCGGACATTACCTACCTTCTTGAAAACCGCGCCATGGTGCGCGGCATCCTGCTCACGCACGGGCATGAAGACCATATCGGCGGTCTGCCCCGTATCCTGACCGAGCTGAACGTGCCGGTCTATGGCACCGAGTTCACACTCACCTACGTCGAAGGCAAGCTGGAGGAGCACAAGCTCCTCGACGGCGCGGACCTGATCGAGATGGTCCCCGGCGAGCGCTTCAACATTGGCCCGTTTAATATTCAGCCGATCCGCGTGACCCACTCGCTCGTCGACTGCGTTGCGCTCGCCGTCCGTACGCCGGTTGGAACGATCGTCCACACAGGCGACTTCAAAATCGACCTTTCCTCGCCGGATGGAAAGCCCTTCGACCTTCATTCTTTTGCCGAATTGGGAAAAGAAGGCGTTTTGCTTCTCCTGCAGGACTCCACCAACTGCGATCGTCCCGGCTATACCCCCGGCGAGCTCGCCGTGCGCCCGCGTCTGGATGAGATCTTCTCCCGCGCCAAGCGCCGCCTCTTCTTCTCCTGCTTCTCGTCCTCGATCCACCGCATTAAGCTGGCGATGGACCTTGCCCACCAGCACGGCCGCAAAGTCGCCCTGATTGGCCGCTCGATGGACAATGCGACCGAGATTGCGCAGGACCTGGGCTACATCAATCCGCCTGAGGGTCTGCTGATCCACTCCGGGCAGATCCGCGACTTCCCACCTGAGAAGGTCTGCGTCATGATCTCCGGCACCCAGGGCGAGCCGATGTCCGCGCTCTCCCGCGCCGCCGTGGACAACCACAAGCACGCCAAGATCGAAGCGGGCGACACCGTTCTGCTCTCCTCGCGTGTGATTCCCGGCAACGAGAAATCGATCTTCAGCATGATCGACCATCTCTATCGCCGTAACGCGAAGGTCATCTACGACGATGGCGCGTCCGGGCTTATCCATGTCTCGGGCCACGCTTCGCAGGAAGAACTCCGCCTGATGATTAACCTCCTTAGGCCGAAATTCTTCGTTCCAGTACATGGCGACTACCGCCATCTCACACGGCATATCGAAGTTGCGACCTCCACGACGATTCCGGAGCGCTGCATCCTGATCGAGGACGGCGAAGTTCTGGAACTGGATGCGAACTCTGCCACCAAGACCGGCAAGGTCACCTCGGGTCGTGTGTTGATCGATTCCGGATCCACTTCGGACGTCATCGAAGACATCATCATCCGCGATCGCAAGCATCTTTCGGAAGCAGGCCTCGTCCTGGCGATCATCTCGATCGACAAGATGACCGGCCGCCAGGAGGGCACGGCCGAGATCGTGACGCGCGGCTTCGCGGTCAACGAAGAGGGCATGCACGCCGAGGCGCGCAAGATCATTCAGCGTACGCTGGAGACCTCCTCAGACGAAGAGAAGCGCGACTGGATGCTGATCAAAGAAAAGATCCGTGCCGACCTGAAGCGCTATATCCAGAAAAACACCGGCCGCCGCCCCATGGTGATGCCGGTCATTCTGGAAATCTGA
- a CDS encoding VWA domain-containing protein, translated as MCTPKLSRVRHHRRLSLLAAIVLLYLSGIASAQTAPETINPPVTLHVAVKLVQINCTATNRKTHSIEEITAPEQVRVFEDNKLQSLLGLSHAEDTPLVLGILLDISGSEAGEWDRMKRQTIHFIAETLRPGDRVFIVTFNVRLRVLLDMTKPTDTPAHIATKLDSLQEEYGVETHSRNMSGNGTRLWDAMDFATDAMAPYQGRKAVVVFTDGLDNASAAQPTNILRRAQEQAVPFYAIRVWGMELAEAVATGHSPPGSEILPNLVDKSGGVLLTATRDRDVAAALGRMTALLRSQFVVEYRPPPDSPPGFHHIRIEAVDHNLEIHGKAGMWR; from the coding sequence ATGTGTACGCCTAAGCTCAGTCGCGTCCGGCATCACCGCAGGCTCTCCTTGCTGGCAGCGATCGTCCTGCTGTATCTGTCTGGGATTGCCTCGGCGCAGACCGCCCCAGAGACCATCAACCCTCCCGTAACCCTCCATGTCGCAGTAAAGCTCGTCCAGATCAACTGCACCGCCACCAATCGCAAAACCCATTCGATTGAGGAGATTACCGCGCCCGAGCAGGTGCGGGTCTTCGAAGATAACAAGCTTCAATCTCTTCTGGGTTTGAGCCACGCCGAAGATACCCCTCTGGTTCTGGGCATTTTGCTCGATATCAGCGGAAGCGAGGCTGGCGAGTGGGACCGGATGAAGCGGCAGACGATCCATTTCATCGCAGAGACCCTCCGCCCCGGCGACCGTGTCTTCATCGTCACTTTTAATGTCCGCCTCAGAGTTCTTTTAGATATGACAAAACCGACCGACACTCCTGCCCACATTGCAACGAAGCTCGACAGTCTCCAGGAGGAGTACGGAGTGGAAACGCACAGCCGGAATATGTCCGGGAACGGCACGCGACTTTGGGACGCGATGGACTTCGCCACGGACGCCATGGCCCCGTATCAAGGCCGCAAAGCCGTCGTCGTCTTTACCGATGGGCTCGACAACGCCAGCGCCGCACAACCCACAAATATCCTTCGTCGGGCGCAGGAGCAGGCCGTTCCCTTCTACGCTATCCGGGTCTGGGGTATGGAGTTAGCAGAGGCTGTCGCGACGGGGCACTCGCCTCCAGGCAGTGAAATCCTGCCCAATCTGGTGGACAAGAGCGGCGGCGTGCTGCTCACCGCCACAAGGGACCGCGACGTGGCGGCGGCGTTGGGCCGGATGACTGCGTTGCTGCGCTCCCAGTTCGTGGTGGAGTACCGTCCGCCGCCGGATTCCCCGCCCGGCTTCCACCACATTCGTATCGAAGCGGTTGACCATAACCTCGAAATTCACGGCAAAGCCGGAATGTGGCGATAA
- a CDS encoding 2,3,4,5-tetrahydropyridine-2,6-dicarboxylate N-succinyltransferase, producing the protein MPTQSLEEQIELHFAAGAAAIGDRDALNAFHSLREHLEAGTLRSAELDAASPTGWRVNAWVKRGILLGFRLGALVDMSTGPLSFVDKHTYPARSFKPEDGIRIVPGGSSVRSGAYLAKGVVMMPPAYVNAGAFVDEGTMIDSHALVGSCAQIGKRVHLSAAAQIGGVLEPVNASPVIIEDDCLIGGNTGVYEGTIVRSKAILAAGTILTRGTPVYDLVNDTVLKATADMPLIIPSGAVVVPGARAITKGKAKDLGLSVYTPIIVKYRDEKTDLSATLEDLLR; encoded by the coding sequence ATGCCTACTCAATCACTCGAAGAACAGATCGAACTCCATTTTGCCGCTGGTGCCGCCGCAATCGGCGACCGCGATGCCCTTAACGCTTTTCACTCTCTCCGCGAGCACCTCGAAGCGGGCACTCTCCGCTCCGCAGAGCTAGACGCCGCTTCGCCGACCGGCTGGCGCGTCAACGCCTGGGTCAAACGCGGTATCCTTCTCGGCTTCCGCCTTGGCGCTCTGGTCGATATGAGCACGGGCCCCCTCTCCTTCGTGGACAAACATACCTATCCGGCGCGCTCCTTCAAGCCAGAAGATGGCATCCGCATCGTGCCGGGTGGCAGCAGCGTACGCAGCGGAGCTTATCTCGCAAAGGGCGTCGTCATGATGCCTCCCGCGTACGTCAACGCAGGCGCTTTCGTCGACGAAGGCACCATGATCGACTCTCACGCCCTCGTCGGCTCCTGCGCTCAGATCGGAAAGCGGGTTCACCTTTCGGCGGCGGCGCAGATCGGCGGCGTTCTGGAGCCGGTCAACGCTTCGCCCGTGATTATCGAAGACGACTGCCTGATCGGTGGAAACACGGGCGTCTATGAAGGCACGATCGTTCGCAGCAAAGCGATTCTGGCTGCAGGCACGATCCTGACGCGCGGCACACCGGTCTATGACCTGGTGAACGATACCGTGCTCAAAGCTACCGCCGATATGCCGCTGATCATTCCTTCGGGAGCGGTCGTGGTTCCCGGCGCGCGCGCGATCACCAAGGGCAAGGCGAAGGACCTCGGTCTCTCGGTCTACACCCCGATCATCGTGAAGTATCGCGACGAAAAGACGGACCTTTCGGCGACCCTGGAAGACCTCCTCCGTTAG